A stretch of the Filimonas lacunae genome encodes the following:
- a CDS encoding PD40 domain-containing protein, with amino-acid sequence MKQFYIIIAKIGVLCLLLLQCLPATADDVHNRILTRAIKAYKNLQYQEAAKLLKDVISYKKMSEDLQVEEMLAISLRKLDRVPDATFWYRKLVHSSDPKPSWFLHYAQLLASMELYDSAALYYGKYATLMPADKRGDAFAKAYANIADLKKGNKQFQVFFTNINTDASEYSPMFYKGGLLFTSNRRINGSVKNVYGWNKSPYSDIYEVDTLSIILPEEPDSLLADVRRNPNKYRSQLHALKTAIAEESPGDNRRMGFYDESMAGDTLGAISKIEGVHQFKGSVNSRFHEGSTSIGPDGTIYFTRSSHKRNNFGRSTDGVFRLQIFNTAKNDRGVEPFKYNDEDWSNAHPAVSKDGLFMIFTSDKPGSVGGTDLYLCTRDKITSQWNAPVNLGPLINTEGNEAFSYIDNNGTLFFASDGHPGLGGLDIFSIALNPNTHRPEGTVTHLGAPVNSPKDDFGFIWSDEWNKGYFSSNRRGNDDIYIVK; translated from the coding sequence ACCTGCAATACCAGGAAGCTGCCAAATTGCTGAAAGATGTGATCAGCTATAAAAAAATGTCCGAAGATTTGCAGGTAGAAGAGATGCTGGCTATTAGCCTGCGTAAACTGGACCGTGTGCCGGATGCCACCTTCTGGTACCGGAAACTAGTACATAGCAGTGACCCCAAACCATCCTGGTTTTTGCATTACGCGCAATTGCTGGCCAGTATGGAGTTGTACGATTCTGCTGCTCTGTACTACGGTAAGTATGCTACCTTAATGCCTGCTGATAAAAGAGGAGATGCTTTTGCAAAAGCATATGCCAATATTGCTGATTTAAAAAAGGGCAATAAGCAGTTCCAGGTATTTTTCACAAACATCAATACAGATGCTTCTGAATACTCCCCGATGTTTTACAAAGGCGGATTATTGTTTACCAGTAACCGGAGGATAAACGGCAGTGTGAAAAATGTATATGGATGGAATAAGTCTCCTTATTCTGACATTTACGAGGTAGATACCTTGTCCATTATACTGCCGGAAGAGCCTGACAGTTTACTGGCTGATGTAAGAAGAAATCCTAATAAATACCGTAGCCAGTTGCATGCCTTAAAAACTGCTATTGCAGAAGAAAGTCCAGGCGATAACAGGCGTATGGGGTTCTATGATGAATCAATGGCAGGCGATACGCTGGGAGCTATCAGCAAAATAGAGGGAGTACATCAGTTTAAAGGCTCTGTGAATAGCCGTTTTCATGAAGGCTCCACTTCCATAGGGCCTGATGGTACTATTTACTTTACCCGTAGTAGTCACAAAAGAAACAATTTTGGTCGCAGTACGGATGGCGTTTTCAGGTTGCAGATTTTTAATACTGCCAAAAACGACAGGGGTGTAGAACCTTTTAAATACAATGATGAAGACTGGAGCAATGCGCATCCTGCTGTAAGCAAAGATGGCTTATTCATGATATTTACTTCTGATAAACCTGGTAGCGTGGGCGGCACTGATTTGTACCTGTGTACCAGGGATAAAATTACTTCGCAATGGAACGCACCGGTAAATTTGGGGCCACTGATAAACACAGAGGGAAATGAAGCTTTTTCTTATATAGATAACAACGGTACCTTGTTTTTTGCATCTGACGGTCATCCAGGTTTAGGTGGTCTGGATATTTTTAGTATAGCGCTGAACCCCAACACGCATAGGCCGGAAGGAACCGTTACACATTTAGGTGCGCCGGTAAATTCACCGAAAGATGATTTTGGTTTTATATGGAGCGATGAATGGAATAAAGGATATTTTTCTTCTAATCGCAGAGGTAATGATGATATTTATATAGTGAAGTAA
- a CDS encoding TonB-dependent receptor: MSKNCTLRMSIATLTLWVYSLSAALAQTTVTGKVTDEQKKPIAGVTVSALPGKVKSVTNNQGDYTLSLPDGNYLISYSYVGFIAVTKEVKVAGSPVTLNTDLAATAANLEELIVSTGTRASQRTMTTSTVPVDIITAADLSSTGQPSFDKSLQYRVPSFSTVNTPVNDATSLLDPYEIRNMGPSRTLILINGKRKNASSLTYVQSSPGRGETGADLSAIPSDAIKRVEILRDGASAQYGSDAIAGVMNIILKDKYEYGSVIAKSAITHKGDGAMIGMALNNGANFGNKGYINYTIDLQHTNRTNRAGKVSAEGEAATFGVSVEEAQAYLDKFPDANNPNGTPANSSAKFLVNGGSALSDNTEIYFNAAYVYKKVISNANYRTPYWKSDYGLLHAAGTEYIGFGPTFEGDLNDYNGTIGFRSEKNGWKTDMSFTTGGNKQLYTVNNTINESLGSSSPISFKPGGFTFSNNIGNIDISRKLSSQLNVAFGTEFRVENYSLVAGDTASVRGSGAISFPGYGSANAIKSTRYNFGGYLDLSYDVTDDFLVNGTIRAENYSDFGDAFVWKISSRYKLLDDKITIRGSVSTGFRAPSLSQINLQLSQASFSGGTIQTSGIVSNNSPQARLLGVPKLEPEKSTNFTAGLGLKPTSNLNITVDYYNIKLKNRILLSDNIGPGDGPGSEGLNTVLQQNGIVSVGFFVNGMHTRTQGLDFVANYRNIALGNGKLGLNLAGNYTLENKNLALHNPPLIAAAGKNIVTDQNLALILTSRPKFKYIAGLDYKIKHWTFNLDNTVFGPVTFHDSDNGLDANLDTKFKTRVTTDLSFSVQLTRNLTFFGGVQNIFNVLPKWDFIAKNAEGEALLKSPAAVAANYNGITFDGRYQIVPYNGSHFSILGTTFSASLKLTF; this comes from the coding sequence ATGAGCAAAAACTGCACACTACGCATGAGCATTGCTACCCTTACACTTTGGGTATACAGCTTATCTGCTGCATTAGCGCAAACCACCGTTACCGGTAAGGTAACAGATGAACAAAAAAAACCTATAGCCGGTGTTACCGTTTCGGCATTACCAGGAAAAGTAAAAAGTGTTACCAACAACCAGGGCGATTACACATTAAGCCTGCCCGATGGCAACTACCTGATCAGTTATTCTTATGTAGGATTTATAGCTGTTACCAAAGAAGTGAAAGTGGCTGGTAGCCCGGTTACACTTAACACAGACCTGGCAGCTACTGCTGCCAACCTGGAAGAGCTGATTGTAAGCACCGGTACACGCGCATCGCAACGGACCATGACCACCAGCACTGTGCCTGTAGACATTATAACAGCGGCTGATTTAAGCTCTACCGGCCAGCCTTCGTTCGATAAATCGTTGCAATACCGGGTTCCCAGCTTTAGCACGGTAAACACACCGGTAAACGACGCCACCTCATTATTAGATCCTTACGAAATAAGGAACATGGGCCCCAGCCGGACCTTAATACTCATCAATGGCAAAAGAAAAAACGCCAGCTCTTTAACCTATGTGCAGTCATCACCCGGCCGTGGTGAAACAGGCGCAGACCTTTCCGCTATCCCTTCTGATGCAATTAAACGCGTAGAAATATTGCGCGACGGCGCTTCGGCACAATACGGTTCGGATGCTATTGCCGGGGTCATGAATATTATTTTAAAAGACAAATACGAATATGGCTCTGTTATTGCCAAATCGGCTATTACGCACAAAGGCGATGGAGCCATGATTGGCATGGCGCTGAATAACGGAGCAAACTTTGGCAACAAAGGATATATCAACTATACCATCGACCTGCAACATACCAACCGCACCAACCGGGCCGGCAAAGTAAGCGCTGAAGGAGAAGCTGCCACTTTTGGCGTTTCGGTAGAAGAAGCACAAGCCTACCTGGACAAGTTTCCTGATGCCAATAACCCTAACGGCACCCCTGCCAACTCCTCTGCTAAATTTCTGGTAAATGGCGGTAGTGCGTTAAGCGACAATACCGAAATTTATTTCAATGCCGCTTATGTATATAAAAAAGTGATCAGTAATGCCAACTACCGTACGCCTTACTGGAAAAGCGATTACGGCTTACTGCATGCAGCAGGTACAGAGTACATTGGTTTTGGACCAACGTTTGAAGGTGATTTAAATGATTACAACGGCACTATCGGCTTTCGCTCAGAAAAGAATGGCTGGAAAACAGACATGAGCTTTACTACCGGTGGTAATAAACAACTATATACCGTAAACAACACCATCAATGAAAGCCTTGGCTCCAGCAGCCCTATTAGCTTTAAGCCGGGTGGGTTTACGTTCAGTAACAACATTGGCAACATTGATATTTCGCGTAAACTCAGCAGCCAGCTGAACGTTGCTTTTGGTACCGAGTTCAGGGTAGAGAACTACTCGCTGGTAGCCGGCGACACCGCTTCCGTGCGTGGCTCAGGCGCTATCTCCTTTCCGGGATATGGTTCTGCCAATGCCATCAAATCAACCCGCTACAACTTTGGCGGCTACTTAGATCTTAGCTATGATGTTACTGACGACTTCCTGGTGAATGGTACCATCCGCGCTGAAAACTATAGCGATTTTGGAGATGCTTTTGTATGGAAAATCAGCTCACGTTATAAACTGCTGGATGATAAAATCACTATCCGCGGTTCGGTATCCACCGGTTTCCGCGCCCCTTCCCTGTCACAAATTAACCTTCAATTGTCACAGGCATCTTTCAGCGGCGGCACTATTCAAACATCCGGTATTGTAAGCAACAACAGCCCGCAGGCGCGTTTACTGGGTGTGCCTAAACTGGAACCCGAAAAGTCTACCAACTTTACAGCCGGCTTAGGTTTAAAACCCACCTCTAACCTGAACATTACGGTAGATTACTATAATATTAAACTGAAAAACAGGATATTGTTAAGCGACAACATTGGCCCCGGCGATGGCCCTGGTTCTGAGGGCTTAAATACCGTACTGCAACAAAACGGCATTGTAAGTGTAGGATTTTTTGTAAACGGAATGCATACACGCACACAGGGGCTTGACTTTGTGGCTAACTACCGCAACATTGCTTTAGGCAATGGCAAACTGGGATTAAACCTGGCAGGCAACTACACCCTGGAAAACAAAAACCTGGCGCTGCACAATCCACCGTTAATAGCTGCTGCCGGCAAAAATATTGTAACCGATCAAAACCTGGCCCTCATATTAACTTCGCGTCCTAAGTTCAAATACATTGCCGGACTGGATTACAAAATAAAACACTGGACATTTAACCTGGACAATACCGTGTTTGGCCCGGTTACTTTTCATGATTCGGACAATGGACTGGATGCTAACCTGGACACTAAATTTAAAACCCGTGTTACTACCGACCTCAGCTTTAGTGTGCAGCTTACCCGTAACCTCACCTTCTTTGGCGGTGTACAGAATATTTTCAATGTATTGCCCAAATGGGATTTTATAGCCAAGAATGCAGAAGGAGAAGCCCTGTTAAAAAGTCCGGCAGCTGTTGCAGCCAACTACAATGGCATCACCTTCGATGGCCGTTACCAGATAGTACCTTATAATGGCTCCCATTTCAGCATACTGGGCACCACCTTTTCAGCCAGTTTGAAGCTTACTTTCTAA